The genomic region CGCTGCTGGACCCGGCCGGACGGCAGACGGCCTACGCCTTCGAGGCGGTCGCCGACGAGGTCGTGTTCGTCCTCGGACCTCCGCTCGTGACGCTGCTCGCCACGCTGATCGCCCCGTCGGTCGGCTTCCTCACGGGCGTTTTCTTCGGCGTCGTGGGTGGTCTCTGGCTGGCCGCGCAGCAGGCCACCGAGCCGCCGCTGCACCCCGTCGACGCGACCGCCCCGACGCGGCGGCTCGCGGCGCTCACGCCGACGCTGCTCGTCGTCGTCGTCACCTACCTGGGGGTGGGGACGGTCTTCGGCGCCATCGACGTCGTGGTCATCGGCTTCGCCGAGGAGCAGGGTGCGCCCGCGCTGGCCGGGGCGGTGCTCGCCGTGTTCGCGGGCGGGAGCCTCGTGGCGGGGCTGGCCTACGGCCTCGCCCGGCTGCCGGGCACGCTCGCCGCCCGGTTCGTGGGGACGGCGGTCGCCTTCGGGCTGGCCGCCCAGCTGCTGTGGGGCGTGGGGTCGCTGCCGGTGCTCATCGGCTGCGGCTTCCTCGCCGGGCTCACGATCGCGCCGGTGCTGGTGTCCGGCACCTCGCTGGTCGAGTCGCGGGTGGCGCCCGGCGTCCTCACCGAGTCGCTGGCCTGGACCATCACCGGCCTCACGCTCGGGGTCACGGTGGGCTCGGCGGTGGCCGGCGCGGCGGTGGACGCGTGGGGTGCGGAGCGGGCGTTCGCCGTCCCGGCCGTGGCCGGGGGCCTGGCGGCCCTGCTCGCGCTGGTGGGTGCCGTCCTGCTGCGATCGCCGGAGGCCGCGGCGCCCGACGCCGGGCCGCTGATTGAGGACGACGTCAAGGGGTAGGCCGCGAGGGGGTCGATCGCGCACGACCGATCGCGCAGGTCCCGGCCCCACCCCGACTCGAAAGGACAGCCTGTGGCTCCCGCACCCGCCCTCGGAGTGCCCACGATCCCCCTGAACAACGGCGTCGAGATCCCCCAGCTGGGCTTCGGCGTGTACCAGGTTCCGCCCGAGGACACGGCCGATGTCGTCGGTACCGCGCTGGAGCTGGGTTACCGCCACATCGACACCGCCCAGATGTACGGCAACGAGAAGGGTGTCGGCGAGGCCGTCGCGGCGTCGGGCGTCGACCGCGGCGAGATCTTCGTGACCAGCAAGCTCAACAACGGCTTCCACCGCCGCGACGACGCGCTGCGCGCCTTCGACCGGTCGCTGGCCGACCTCGGGTTCGAGCAGCTGGACCTCTTCCTGATCCACTGGCCGCTCCCGGGCATCGACGTCGACTACGTGGAGACCTGGAAGGCGCTCGAGGAGATCTACGCCGGCGGCCGGGTCCGGGCGATCGGCGTCTCCAACTTCCAGCCCCACCACCTGCGTCGGCTGTTCGCGCAAGCCGAGGTCCGGCCCGCGGTGAACCAGATCGAGGTGCACCCCTACCTCGCCCAGGACGACGTCCGCGCGTTCGATGCCGACCACGAGATCGTCACGCAGGCCTGGTCGCCCATCGCGCGGGGCAAGGTGCTGAGCGACCCGGCGATCACCGCCATCGCCGAGCGGCTGGGCCGCACGCCGGCCCAGGTGGTGCTGCGCTGGCACATCCAGCGCGGCGACGTCGTCTTCCCGAAGTCCGTGTCGCGGGAGCGCATGCAGGAGAACTTCGCGCTGTTCGACTTCGAGCTGGGCACCGACGAGATGTCGGCGCTCGCGGGCCTGGACCGGGGTGAGCGCACCGGCCCCGACCCCGACACCTTCAACTACGTCCCGGGCTGATCAGGGGGTCAGACGTCGTTCCCGCGCCCCGTCGGATCGCCGTCCTCCCTCACCGTCGGGGGTCCTCCCCCACGGTCGACGGCGAGGGAGGACACCCGACGATCAGGGAACCTGATCATCGGCGGGGTCAGTCCGTGGTGACGAAGTCGATGAGCTCCTCCACGCGGCCGAGGAGGGTCGGCTCCAGGTCGGTGAAGCTGTTGACCCGGGCGAGGATCCGCTGCGCCCAGACGTAGCCGGTGTCGTCCTCCCAGCCCAGCCGCCGGCAGACGCCCTCCTTCCACGACTCGCCCTTGGGCACCACCGGCCAGGCCTTGATGCCCACAACCTGCGGCTTGACCGCCTGCCAGATGTCGATGAACGGATGCCCGACGACGAGGGCGTGCGCGCCGGTGATCTGCTCGGCGATCCGGGACTCCTTGGAGCCCGTCACGAGGTGGTCGACCAGGACGCCGAGACGACGCCCCTGGGCCGGACGGAACTCCTTGACGATCGAGGGCAGGTCGTCGACGCCGTGCAGGGGCTCCACGACGACGCCCTCGATGCGCAGGTCGTGGCCCCAGACCTTCTCCACCAGCTCGGCGTCGTGCTTGCCTTCGACGTAGATGCGGCCGGCGCGGGCGACCCGCGCCCGGGCGTTCTCCACGTAGAGCGAGCCGGAGGCGCTGCGCAGCGGACCGGCCGGCGCTGCGTGCCTGGGCCGCACGAGCACCACGGGGCGGCCGTCGACCCAGAAGCCGGGCCCCAGGGGATAGCCCTTGACCTTGCCGAAGCGGTCCTCGAGGTGGACGACGTCCTTCTCGCACCGGACGACCGCGCCGACGAAACCCGAGCTGGGGTCCTCGACGACGAGGTCCTTCTCGGCCTCGACCTGGGGCACCGGCTTCTTCTGGGTGCGCGGGTGGACGAGGTTGTCGTACGGGGAACGGGGAGGCACGCCTCATGGTGAGCACCGGACCGGACGGAGCGACGCAGGACGCGCCGGGCGGACGGCGGCGACACGCGCGGCCCGCGGCGAAATTGCGCAGAGTGAGCGACCCGGAACTGCGGTAGCGAGCAGGAGGCGCACCGGATTGCACGCAACCAGTCGCCGCCTGACCTGCGCCGATGCTGCGCGAGCCGTTCGGTGTGCCGCGACGTCGGCGGCAAACCCCGCGCTAACTCCCCCGCAGCCGGGCGTGTCGATCCGCTGGCGATCGTTTCGTGCTTGCGATCACGGTCACCCATCCGAGTGACCGCACCAACTCGTGCAGAGATAGGAGTGCAACGACGATGATCGGTACCGACACCATCAGCCGCGTGATCGGCCAGGACGTCTACGACGAGTCCGGGGACAAGATCGGCTCGGCCGCGGAGGTCTATCTCGACGACGAGACCGGCCAGCCCGAGTGGGTCACCGTGCGCACCGGCATGTTCGGCACCAAGGAGTCCTTCGTCCCCATCCGGGACGCGGACCTCACCGACGACGGCGTCCGCGTACCCGTCAGCAAGAGCAAGGTGAAGGACGCCCCGAAGATCGACACCGACGGCCACCTCTCCCCGCAGGAGGAGCAGGAGCTGTACCGGTACTACGGCATGGGCATGGGTGCGGACAGCACGCCGACCATGACGACCACGGAGACGACGACCGGCATGGCCGGGACCGGTCGGACCGACGCCGGCATGACCGGCACCGATGCCGGCATGACCGGCACCGATGCCGGCATGACCGGCACCGACGCCGGCATGACCGGCACCGACGCCCGGGGCACGGTCGGACACGACACCTCCGGCCCCACCACGGACGACGCCATGACGCTGTCGGAGGAGCGACTCAACGTGGGCACCCGCTCGCAGGAGGTCGGCCGCGCCCGGCTGCGCAAGTACGTCGTCACCGAGAACGTCACCGAGACCGTCCCGGTGTCCCGCGAGGAGGCCCGCCTCGAGCGCGAGCCCATCACGGACGCCAACGTCGGCAAGGCGATGGACGGGCCGGCCATCTCGGAGGAGGAGCACGAGGTCGTCCTCCACGCGGAGACGCCCGTCGTCGAGAAGGAAGCCGTGCCGGTCGAGCGTGTGCGTCTCGACAAGACCACGGTCACCGACCAGGAAACGGTGAGCGAGGGCGTCCGCAAGGAAGAGGTCGACGTCGACGGCGACACCGAGCGCCGGGTCTGAACGCCGGCACGTGATCGACCCCTGGCGCACCACGCCGGGACCCAGAGACGGCGGCGGCCGGCCGAGGACCAGACTCGACCGGCCGCCGTTCTCCATGCCGGGACCCTGGCGACGAGCGACGGGTTTCGACGGTGGCGTCCGTGCAGGTGGGATGCTCGCGGTGTGAGCGAGCCCACCGTCGCGCCGATCGCCGCCGAACCCGCCGGTCTCGCCGGTCCCGACGAGCTGGCGGCCGCCCTCGAGGGCACCGGCTACCTCCCCGACGAGGGGCTGGCGACCGCTGCCTACCTGGCTCTGGTCATGCACCGGCCGCTCTTCCTGGAGGGTGAGGCGGGGGTGGGCAAGACCGCCCTGGCCCACGCCCTGGCGCAGGTCACGGGCCGGCCGATCTACCGGCTGCAGTGCTACGAGGGACTCGAGGCCAGCCAGGCGCTCTACGACTGGGACTTCGGCCGCCAACTGCTGCACCTGCGGGCCGCCGAGGCCGCCCACGCCACCGAGGACACCGAGAAACTCGAGGCCTCGCTCTACGACCGCCGGTTCCTGCTCGCTCGGCCGCTGCTGCAGGCCCTGGAGGACTCGCCGAGTGTGTTGCTCATCGACGAGGTCGACCGGGCCGACGACGAGTTCGAGGCGTTCCTGCTGGAGGTCCTCTCCGACTTCACCATCTCGATCCCGGAGCTGGGCACCGTCCGCGCGCAGACGCCGCCGCTCGTGGTCCTCACCTCCAACCGCACCCGCGAGGTGCACGACGCGCTCAAGCGCCGGTGCCTCTACCACTGGCTGCAGCACCCCGAGTTCGACCGCGAGGTGGCGATCCTCCGCCGCCGGCTTCCCCAGGTGACCGAGCAGCTGGCCCGCGAGGTCGCCCGGGCGACGGCGAAGCTGCGCACCCTGGACCTGCTCAAGCCGCCCGGCATCGCCGAGTCCATGGACTGGGCCACGGCGCTGCACACCCTCGGCGCCCGCGACCTCGATCCCGACCTCGCCGCCCGCACCCTGGGCGCCGTGCTCAAGTACCGCGAGGACACCGAGCGGGTCCGGTCGCTGGCGAGGGGAGCGCTGTTCGGTGGCTGACGTTCCAGGCATAGGAACCTTTACCCCCGCTGACGGGGCTCAGGGCACAGGTAAAGGTTCCTATGCCTGTGCGCCATCCCAGCCTCGGGACGTCGTCGACACGGTGCTCGGCTTCGCCCGCACGCTCCGGCACGCCGGGGTGCCGGCGTCGCCGGACCGGGTCGAGGCGATGCTCGTGGCGCTCGGTTCGCTCGACGTGCTGGAGCCGGGCGCCGTCTACTGGGCCGGCCGGCTGACCCTCTGCGCCGGGCCGGACGACCTCGACCGCTACGACGCGGCCTTCGCCGTGTACTTCTCCGGTGAGCGGCCGCGTGCTCCGCGGACGGTGGGCAAGCCCGAGGTCCGGCTCGCGGCCTCGGCCCCGCTGGAACAGGGCACCGGGGACGGCGACGACGAGACCGACGCCCCCGACCTCGCCGTCCAGGCCAGCGCCGACGAGGTGCTGCGCCACCGGGACGTCGCCGAGCTGACCCCGGCCGAGCGCGAGCACCTGCGCCGGCTCTTCGCGCTGCTCGCGCCGGCGACCCCCATGCGCCCGGCCCGGCGGCGGCGGCCCGACACCCGGGGGACGATCCACCCGGCACGGACCGTGCGCCGGGCGTTGCGCAGCGGGGGCGAGGTCACCCGGCTGATGCACCACCGCAGGCGGACGCGCCCGCGCCGCGTCGTCCTGCTGGTCGACGTCTCCGGATCGATGGCGCCCTACGCCGACGCCCTGCTGCGCTTCGCGCACGCCGCCGTCCGGGCGCGGCCGTCGTCCACCGACGTCTTCACGATCGGGACGCGCCTCACCCGGGTGACCCGGGAGATGCGGCTGCGCGACCCCGACCGGGCGCTGGCCGCCAGCGGCTCGGCGATCCCCGACTGGTCCGGGGGCACCCGCCTCGGCGAGGTGCTCAAGGCCTTCCTCGACCGGTGGGGGCAGCGCGGCACCGCCCGTGGCGCGGTCGTGGTGGTGTGCAGCGACGGCTGGGAGCGGGGCGGGGCGGACCTGCTCGGCGAGCAGATGGTCCGGCTGCGGCGGCTGGCCCACGCCGTCGTCTGGGTGAACCCGCACAAGGGGCGGTCGGGCTACGAGCCGCTCACCGGCGGGATGCAGGCGGCCCTGCCGTCGGTCGACCACTTCGTGTCGGGGCACAGCATGGCCGCGTTCGAGGAGCTGACGGGAGTGATCCAGCGTGCGTGACGTTCTCGAGGATCTCATCGGCTGGTGGCAGGCCGGGGAGACCGTCGGCATGGGGACGGTGGTCGCCACCTGGCGGTCGGCGCCCCGGCCCGCGGGCGCGTCGATCCTGGTCGGCCCCGACGGGACGGCGGTGGGCAGCGTCTCCGGCGGCTGCGTCGAGGGCGCGGTCTACGAGGAGGCCAGGGACGCCGTCGAGACCGGCGTGCCGACGCTGGAGCGCTACGGCGTGAGCGACGACGACGCGTTCGCCGTCGGCCTGACCTGTGGCGGCATCCTCGACGTCTTCGTCGAGTCGATCTCGCGCGAGTCGTTCCCGGAGCTCGGTGAGGTCGCCGAGTCGGTGGACCGGCACGAGCCGGTCGCCGTCGTCACGGTGGTGAAGGGCCCCGACGACCGGCTGGGCCGGCGGTTGGTCCTGTGGCCGGACCGGTCCTCCGGGACGCTGGGTCTGCAGCGGCTGGACGACGCGGTCGCGGCCGATGCCCGCGGGATGCTCGTGGCCGGCCGGACCGGCCTGCTGCACGTCGGGCACGACGGCGAGCGGCGCGGGGACGACCTGACGCTCTTCGTGAACTCGTTCGCGCCCCCGGCCCGGATGGTCGTCTTCGGCGCGATCGACTTCGCCGCGGCGGTCGCCCGGGTCGGCGCCTTCCTCGGCTACCGGGTCACCGTGTGCGACGCCCGGCCGGTCTTCGCCACGCCGAAGCGGTTCCCCGACGCGCACGAGGTGATCGTCGAGTGGCCGCACCGCTACCTGCAGGCCGAGGTCGACGCCGGGCGCATCGACGAGCGCACGGTGCTCTGCGTGCTCACCCACGACCCCAAGTTCGACGTCCCGTTGCTGGAGGTCGCGCTGCGCATCCCGGTCGCCTACGTGGGCGCGATGGGCTCGCGACGCACCCACGACGAGCGGCTGGAGCGGCTGGTGGAGGCGGGGCTGTCGAAGGCGGAGATCGGGCGGCTGTCCTCGCCGATCGGGCTCGACCTCGGGGCGCGGACACCGGAGGAGACGGCCGTCTCCATCGCGGCGGAGATCATCGCCGGGCGGTGGGGCGGCACCGGGGAGCGGCTGGCCGGGATCGACGGGCCCATCCACCGGACGGCCGACCGCTGACTCCCGCAGACTCCGCCGACGTGGCCACGTCGGCGCAGCTGCCGTACCGGTACGACGTCGAGGTCGTCGGGCTGCTGGCCGCGGCGGTGCACCGGTACGACGGGCGCCCGGGGGGCAGGGTGCCCGAGCAGGCCGACGACCGGCGGGAGCGACTCGAGGTGCGCGCCGGGTACGGCATCGTCGGCGACCGGTACGCGGGGAGGCCCGCGCACCGGGACGCCGCCGTGACGGTGCTCGCCGCGGAGTCGGTCGAGGCGCTGGCCGCCGAGCTGGGGTCCGGCCCGCTGGACCCGCTGCTGACCCGCCGGAACGTCGTGCTGCGCAGCGCCGAGGTGGAGGCGCTGCGCGGGCAGCTGTTCGCGATCGACTGCGGGCAGGGCGTCGTGCTGCTGCGGGGCGGCCGGCCCGCCAACCCGTGCGCGTGGCTGGACACCGTCCTGGTCCCCGGCGCACACCGGGGCCTGCGGGGCCGCGGTGGCATCCGGTGCGCCCCGCTCGGCGACGGCGTCCTCCGGCTCGGCCCTGCCCTGCTGTGCAGCGCCGTTCCGCTCGACGCCGGTCGGGCCGGCCATGCGGTCCGGCCGGTACCGAGACCGCCGCAGCCCGGAGGGAAGCAGGCACGAAACGCCGGGATGCCCGGCCATCTGCGGTAGTGGCGGATCGCCCCGCAGGATCCCAGGCCGGACTGGGGAGTGGGAGTCCGCCGCGTACGTGCAGACTCCGGGCAGTCCGACTGCAGGAAAGGCCCGCATGACCACCGACTCCCCGGCGCCCGGCCCCGTCGTCGGCCTGCGCCGCGAGCGCGAGGTCCTCGCGGTGGCGCTCGCGACCCACCGGCACGTCGTCCTCGAAGGGCCGCCGGGCACCGGCAAGTCCACGCTGCTGCGGGCGGTCGCCGCCGAGACCGGTCAGGACGTCGTCTTCGTGGAGGGCAACGCCGAACTGACCCCCGCCCGGCTGGTCGGGCAGTACGACCCCTCCGCCGTGCTCGCAGGCGGCTACGTGCCGGAGAACTTCACCGACGGCCCGCTGCTGACCGCGATGCGCGGGTCGGGGCTGCTCTACCTGGAGGAGCTCAACCGGATCCCCGAGGAGACGCTGAACGTCCTCATCACCGTGCTCACCGAGGGCGAGATCGCCGTCCCCCGGCTGGGCACGGTGCGCGCGACGGCCGGATTCCGGCTGATCGCCGCCATGAACCCCTTCGACGCGATCGGCACCGCCCGGGTCGGCCAGGCGATCGCGGACCGGATGTGCCGGGTCGTGCTCGGCTACCAGCCGGAAGAGGCCGAGCGCGAGATCGTCGCCGGCATCACCGGGTCCGGCGCCCGCCAGGTCGCCCTCGCCGTCCGGCTGGTGCGCGCCACCCGGCAGCACCGCGACCTGCGCACCGGCTCGTCGGTGCGTGGCGCGATCGACCTCGTACTGCTGCTCGACGGACTGCTGCGCCTACGCGGCCAGGAGCTGACCTGCGGACGGGAAACCACGCGGGATGCCGCCCACGCGGCCCTCTCGGGCCGGATCCGCGTCACGGAGGGGGTGGAGCGGACGCCGGAGTCGGTCCTCGACGAGATCCTGGACGACGTCTGGCCGCCCGACTCCGCGCCCCCGGACACGGCCGACGGCGCACCGTCGGGGGGTGGCCTGGGAAAAGCTCCGGGCCCGTCGACCGGGACGGGCCCTGACCGAGCGGACACCCCGCGCGCCGATCGCGCGCCCCGCCGCGCGCCGCGCACGACCGGCCGCCGCGAGATGCAACTCCGACACGAGGCCTTCTCCACCGTCAGCCCGGAGGTGGGCGAGCTCGACGAGGAGGCGTTCGCCGGCCTGATGGGGGCCGACCCCGATGCGGCCGCCGCCCTGCTGGCCGACCTCGCCACCGCGACCGACCGGGAACTGCGGTCGGCCGCCCGCCGGCTGGCCGCCCGGGTGTTCGTCCAGGTCGGGCGGGTCGGGGCGGCCCGGGCGCGGGGCACGCGGCGGTTGGCCGCCACCCGACGTCCCGAGGGCGACCTGGATCTGGACCGCACCCTGGACCGCTGGACCGGGATCTGGCCGCCGGTCGCAGAGGACCTGGTCACGCGACACTGGACCGGATCCCGCCGGGCGGTCTGCCTCGCTGTCGACCGTTCCGGATCGATGCAGGGCCTCGGTGTCGCCATCGCGGCCGTCGCCGCTGCGGGCGTCGTCCTGGCCGCCGACGAGCGGCTGCGGACGAGCGTGCTCACCTTCGCCGACGACGTGACCGTGCTGCAGCCGCACGGCCGGCACCGGTCGGCGGAGGACGTCGTCCTGGCGCTGGTGGGACTGCGCGGCCACGGGCGGACCGACCTCGCCGCGGCGCTACAGGGTGCGCGGAGCGAGCTGCTGCCGGCGACGGCGGACGAGCGGGTCGTCGTCCTGCTGTCGGACTGCCTGTCGACGGTGGGGGAGCCGCCCGAGTCGGCGCTGGCCGGCATCGACCGGCTGCACGTGCTCTGCCCGCTGCCGACGGAGGAGGCCGTGGACGCCGCCCGCCTGCTCGCCGCTCGCGGTGGCGGGACGATGGAGCCGGTCGGGACGCTCGCCGACCTCGGGCCCGCCCTCACCCGGCTGCTGGGCTAGGGAGCACTACACGCTCGGGTAACGACGTCGTCCGACGAGCGGGGGGCCGGAGGCCTCCCCGAGGAGGGTGGGCAGCGGCTCCACCCGCCTCGGGGACGGCTCCTGGCCGCGGTGTTATCGCCGGTCGGCGTCGGTGTAGACGATCATGCCGCGGATGTTCTCGCCGTCGCGCATGTCCTGGTAGCCCTTGTTGACCTCTTCCAGGGAGTACCTCGTCGTCACCAGCTCGTCGAGCTTGAGCTGCCCCTCCTGGTAGAGCGAGAGCAGCTCCGGGATGGCGTTGCGCGGGGCCAGGCCGCCGAAGATGGCCCCCTGCAGGTCCTTCTGCAGCAGGGTGAGCTCGAAGAGGCTGAGCTTCACGTCGACGTTGGCGTAGTTGCCCATGCCGGTGACGACCGCGCGGCCACCCTTGCCGGTGACGCTGAGCGCGGCGGCGATGTCCTCGCCCTGGATGTCGCCGACGGTGATGATCGTCTTCTCCGCCATCCGGCCCCAGGTGAGCTCGTTGATCGCCGGCACCGCCTCCTCCATGTTCGCGAAGGTGTGGGTGGCGCCCATGTCCATCGCCCACTCGCGCTTCTTGGCGACGGGGTCGATGACCATGACCCGCTTGGCCCCGGCCGCGGCCGCGCCCTGGACGGCGTTCATGCCGACGCCTCCGGCGCCCATGACCACGACGTTCTCGCCCGGCCGGACGTCGGCCACCTTGGTCGCCGAGCCCCAGCCGGTGGTGACGCCGCAACCCACGAGGGCCGCGATGTCGAGGGGGATGTCCGGTTCGATCTTCACGACCGACGCCTGGTGCACCGTCATGTACGGCGAGAACGTGCCGAGCAGGCACATCGGGATGACGTCCTTGCCCCGAGCCTTCACGCGGTAGCTGCCGTCGGAGATCGACGTGCCGGCGAGCAGGTTCGCGCCGAGGTCGCACAGGTTCTGCTGGCCGCGCGAGCACGGCGGGCACTGCCCACAGGCGGGGATGAAGGCGGTGACGACGTGGTCGCCCTCCTCGAGGCCGGTCACGCCGGGACCCACCTTGGTGACGACGCCGGCGCCCTCGTGCCCGCCGATGACCGGGTAGGACGCGACCGGGGTGCCGCCGGTGACCAGGTGCTCGTCGGAGTGGCAGAGGCCCGAGGCGGCGAGCTCGACGGTGACCTCACCCGCCCGCGGATCCCCGAGTTCGATCTCCTCGACCGACCATTCCTCGTCGACACCCCACAAGATCGCGCCCTTGGTCTTCACAGAGATCCCTTCCGTCGATTCGCGCCGTTGGCAAGGCAGAGCGGCTCGGTACCCGTCGGTACCGTGCCGCGCGTCACACTCTGCTGACGCGGGCGGCAGCCCGTCAACCCTGACCGTCGTTCCCCAGGCCGTCGTGCAACGTCGTGCAGCGGTCGGCGACACTGGCCGGGTGTCCGCAGCTCCGGTGGTCGTGGTCGGCGCCGGGCCCGTGGGGCTGACGGCGGCGCTGCTGCTCGCCCGCCGCGGGGTCGACGTCCGGGTCCTCGAGAAGCACCGGGAGCCGTATCCGCTGCCGCGGGCCGTGCACCTGGACGACGAGGTGTTCCGCGTGCTGCAGGCCGCCGGTGTCGCGGACACCGTCCTCGCCCGCAGCCGTCCCATGGCCGGGCTGCGGCTCCTGGACGGCGGACACCGGGTGCTGGCCGAGTTCGCCCGCCACCCCGACGCCGGGCCGCACGGTTTCCCGCAGGGCTCGCTGGTCCACCAGCCCGACCTCGAGGCGGTGCTGGCCGCCGCGGCAGCCGATGCGGGCATCG from Blastococcus colisei harbors:
- a CDS encoding XdhC family protein, with translation MRDVLEDLIGWWQAGETVGMGTVVATWRSAPRPAGASILVGPDGTAVGSVSGGCVEGAVYEEARDAVETGVPTLERYGVSDDDAFAVGLTCGGILDVFVESISRESFPELGEVAESVDRHEPVAVVTVVKGPDDRLGRRLVLWPDRSSGTLGLQRLDDAVAADARGMLVAGRTGLLHVGHDGERRGDDLTLFVNSFAPPARMVVFGAIDFAAAVARVGAFLGYRVTVCDARPVFATPKRFPDAHEVIVEWPHRYLQAEVDAGRIDERTVLCVLTHDPKFDVPLLEVALRIPVAYVGAMGSRRTHDERLERLVEAGLSKAEIGRLSSPIGLDLGARTPEETAVSIAAEIIAGRWGGTGERLAGIDGPIHRTADR
- a CDS encoding NDMA-dependent alcohol dehydrogenase; this translates as MKTKGAILWGVDEEWSVEEIELGDPRAGEVTVELAASGLCHSDEHLVTGGTPVASYPVIGGHEGAGVVTKVGPGVTGLEEGDHVVTAFIPACGQCPPCSRGQQNLCDLGANLLAGTSISDGSYRVKARGKDVIPMCLLGTFSPYMTVHQASVVKIEPDIPLDIAALVGCGVTTGWGSATKVADVRPGENVVVMGAGGVGMNAVQGAAAAGAKRVMVIDPVAKKREWAMDMGATHTFANMEEAVPAINELTWGRMAEKTIITVGDIQGEDIAAALSVTGKGGRAVVTGMGNYANVDVKLSLFELTLLQKDLQGAIFGGLAPRNAIPELLSLYQEGQLKLDELVTTRYSLEEVNKGYQDMRDGENIRGMIVYTDADRR
- a CDS encoding vWA domain-containing protein yields the protein MLGFARTLRHAGVPASPDRVEAMLVALGSLDVLEPGAVYWAGRLTLCAGPDDLDRYDAAFAVYFSGERPRAPRTVGKPEVRLAASAPLEQGTGDGDDETDAPDLAVQASADEVLRHRDVAELTPAEREHLRRLFALLAPATPMRPARRRRPDTRGTIHPARTVRRALRSGGEVTRLMHHRRRTRPRRVVLLVDVSGSMAPYADALLRFAHAAVRARPSSTDVFTIGTRLTRVTREMRLRDPDRALAASGSAIPDWSGGTRLGEVLKAFLDRWGQRGTARGAVVVVCSDGWERGGADLLGEQMVRLRRLAHAVVWVNPHKGRSGYEPLTGGMQAALPSVDHFVSGHSMAAFEELTGVIQRA
- a CDS encoding DUF3097 domain-containing protein, with the protein product MPPRSPYDNLVHPRTQKKPVPQVEAEKDLVVEDPSSGFVGAVVRCEKDVVHLEDRFGKVKGYPLGPGFWVDGRPVVLVRPRHAAPAGPLRSASGSLYVENARARVARAGRIYVEGKHDAELVEKVWGHDLRIEGVVVEPLHGVDDLPSIVKEFRPAQGRRLGVLVDHLVTGSKESRIAEQITGAHALVVGHPFIDIWQAVKPQVVGIKAWPVVPKGESWKEGVCRRLGWEDDTGYVWAQRILARVNSFTDLEPTLLGRVEELIDFVTTD
- a CDS encoding MOSC domain-containing protein is translated as MATSAQLPYRYDVEVVGLLAAAVHRYDGRPGGRVPEQADDRRERLEVRAGYGIVGDRYAGRPAHRDAAVTVLAAESVEALAAELGSGPLDPLLTRRNVVLRSAEVEALRGQLFAIDCGQGVVLLRGGRPANPCAWLDTVLVPGAHRGLRGRGGIRCAPLGDGVLRLGPALLCSAVPLDAGRAGHAVRPVPRPPQPGGKQARNAGMPGHLR
- a CDS encoding DUF2382 domain-containing protein; its protein translation is MIGTDTISRVIGQDVYDESGDKIGSAAEVYLDDETGQPEWVTVRTGMFGTKESFVPIRDADLTDDGVRVPVSKSKVKDAPKIDTDGHLSPQEEQELYRYYGMGMGADSTPTMTTTETTTGMAGTGRTDAGMTGTDAGMTGTDAGMTGTDAGMTGTDARGTVGHDTSGPTTDDAMTLSEERLNVGTRSQEVGRARLRKYVVTENVTETVPVSREEARLEREPITDANVGKAMDGPAISEEEHEVVLHAETPVVEKEAVPVERVRLDKTTVTDQETVSEGVRKEEVDVDGDTERRV
- a CDS encoding MFS transporter, which codes for MSPRTVFSPYARLFAVPGAASFSFAGWVGRLPAPMLGLGAVLLVEGETGSYGLAGAVSGTLALSYGLAGPLWARAMDRRGQGLVLRWAMTAFALAGVAFVGSVVAGGPRWSWFLLAAVAGASGPNVGSMVRARWSALLDPAGRQTAYAFEAVADEVVFVLGPPLVTLLATLIAPSVGFLTGVFFGVVGGLWLAAQQATEPPLHPVDATAPTRRLAALTPTLLVVVVTYLGVGTVFGAIDVVVIGFAEEQGAPALAGAVLAVFAGGSLVAGLAYGLARLPGTLAARFVGTAVAFGLAAQLLWGVGSLPVLIGCGFLAGLTIAPVLVSGTSLVESRVAPGVLTESLAWTITGLTLGVTVGSAVAGAAVDAWGAERAFAVPAVAGGLAALLALVGAVLLRSPEAAAPDAGPLIEDDVKG
- a CDS encoding AAA family ATPase → MTTDSPAPGPVVGLRREREVLAVALATHRHVVLEGPPGTGKSTLLRAVAAETGQDVVFVEGNAELTPARLVGQYDPSAVLAGGYVPENFTDGPLLTAMRGSGLLYLEELNRIPEETLNVLITVLTEGEIAVPRLGTVRATAGFRLIAAMNPFDAIGTARVGQAIADRMCRVVLGYQPEEAEREIVAGITGSGARQVALAVRLVRATRQHRDLRTGSSVRGAIDLVLLLDGLLRLRGQELTCGRETTRDAAHAALSGRIRVTEGVERTPESVLDEILDDVWPPDSAPPDTADGAPSGGGLGKAPGPSTGTGPDRADTPRADRAPRRAPRTTGRREMQLRHEAFSTVSPEVGELDEEAFAGLMGADPDAAAALLADLATATDRELRSAARRLAARVFVQVGRVGAARARGTRRLAATRRPEGDLDLDRTLDRWTGIWPPVAEDLVTRHWTGSRRAVCLAVDRSGSMQGLGVAIAAVAAAGVVLAADERLRTSVLTFADDVTVLQPHGRHRSAEDVVLALVGLRGHGRTDLAAALQGARSELLPATADERVVVLLSDCLSTVGEPPESALAGIDRLHVLCPLPTEEAVDAARLLAARGGGTMEPVGTLADLGPALTRLLG
- a CDS encoding AAA family ATPase, yielding MSEPTVAPIAAEPAGLAGPDELAAALEGTGYLPDEGLATAAYLALVMHRPLFLEGEAGVGKTALAHALAQVTGRPIYRLQCYEGLEASQALYDWDFGRQLLHLRAAEAAHATEDTEKLEASLYDRRFLLARPLLQALEDSPSVLLIDEVDRADDEFEAFLLEVLSDFTISIPELGTVRAQTPPLVVLTSNRTREVHDALKRRCLYHWLQHPEFDREVAILRRRLPQVTEQLAREVARATAKLRTLDLLKPPGIAESMDWATALHTLGARDLDPDLAARTLGAVLKYREDTERVRSLARGALFGG
- a CDS encoding aldo/keto reductase; this translates as MAPAPALGVPTIPLNNGVEIPQLGFGVYQVPPEDTADVVGTALELGYRHIDTAQMYGNEKGVGEAVAASGVDRGEIFVTSKLNNGFHRRDDALRAFDRSLADLGFEQLDLFLIHWPLPGIDVDYVETWKALEEIYAGGRVRAIGVSNFQPHHLRRLFAQAEVRPAVNQIEVHPYLAQDDVRAFDADHEIVTQAWSPIARGKVLSDPAITAIAERLGRTPAQVVLRWHIQRGDVVFPKSVSRERMQENFALFDFELGTDEMSALAGLDRGERTGPDPDTFNYVPG